The DNA sequence AATATTATTACAGATAGATTCGATGGTATTGGAAATATTGGCAAAAAGAAAAGCTATCGCTAACATTTTTAACCTTTGCCTGAATATCAATCATAAATATTTTAATAATAGTACAGAGAAAAATACTGAACTATTGAGCTCCTTATTCGGTGGTACAAAAGGACATATCCGCAACGTTAGTATTATCAATGTAAATCCAGAAAGACCACCAAGATTCGACTTTTCTAATCTAACAATAGAAAAGTCTTACATAGACAACTTTGGTAATTTCTCAAAATGTACTTTTAACGAAAAGACTATGTTTGTCGATTGTACAATACTGAACACAGAATTTCATTCAGCTACTCTATCATTGTCCAAAGATAGCTTTATAAACTGTTCCTTCGATTCATTATTTGATTCATCCTTCGCTTTACGCGAAAGCACTAAAGAAGATTCTGCAAAAACTTTACGAACATTTTTACAATCATTTTTTAAGCTGTTTTACAGTGGCGGTAGATTAGGCAGACAATGGGAACATAAAGTTATTTCCCCCAGATTTAACGGAATAAACAAGATAAACATTGAATATAACAAATTTATCTCGATATTGAAAAAGCAAGAAATATTAATGGTTACAAAAGAACTAAACAAAAATAAGTTTGAATTATGCGAGGGTTCAAAGGAGTCGGTAATGAAGTTCGTTAAAGATGGGACAGTTGACTCAATTTTGCTGAAACTAATTAATGAGATAAATACCAAGAAATAGGATGATGGTCTATTAATACTTTCTTATCAACAGGTTCATAGAAAAGGTGAATTATCATCTATCACCTTTTCAGTTGTCTTACTTTAGTATAAATCTTAGACTGTTTAGGGGGATTACACGCCATATCATACTGGTAAGGACTTTCTTTCAATTGATTCAGTCGCCTTAAATCTTCCAAAAAAGAGTTCGAGTTTTGTACCAACGGGTTCACAAGAATAGCCACTCAAACGAGTGGCTATTCTTGTTTCCACCCGATTCGAACAGAAGCGTTGGGAAGGATTCGATTCTAGAAGGATCAGGCTACCGTGCGGGAATCGTGCGACTGAGCCAATCCCAGCGGGTATGAGACCTTAATTCTATTCATTCCTTAGACTATCTATTGGCTTGGCAAGTGATGCTTTGATAGACTGAAAACTGATTGTCACTAGGGAAATACCAATCGCCATGAAGCCTGCAATCAAAAAATAATACCATTGTATCTCAATTCGGTACGCATAATCTTTTAACCAGTTATTCATCGCCCACCAGGCGACGGGTGAAGCGATCACAATAGCCAAAATAACCAGCTTAATAAAATCATGTGAAAGCAGCAAGGTAATTTGCGTGACTGATGCTCCCAACACTTTGCGCACAGCGATTTCTTTTACGCGAGTTTCAGCCATATAGGCGACAAGGGCTAATAAACCTAAACATGCAATAAAAATAGTCAGACCGGCGAATAACATGGAGATGGTGCCAACGGCTTGGGTTTCTTTAAATTTACTTTTAAAAACCTGATCAATGAAATGGTATAAGAACGGATAATCAGGATTGTACTTTTTAAAAACAGCTTCAATCGCTTTCAGGCTTTCCGCGGTATTCTTGGCTGGATTTAGTCGATAGTGTATAATATTAAACCACGCATGAGGACCCAAAACAACCGCTGGCTCCTGTTTCCCAAATGGTGACCCGATCACAAAGTCTTTAATAACGCCGACTACGACACGCTTTTCTCCATCGCCCATTATCGTACTGCCTACCGGATCGTCCAATTTGAGCGCTTGCACAGCAGACTCATTAAGTAGTACCGCTAGGCTATCTGTAGGAAATGTATTGATATCAATATCTCGCCCTGCCAACAGTTCAAAACCCAAGGTCTTTACCCCATCGGCATCTGAGCTGAAGCGGACATAGTTTATTCTTTTATCCGCTTCCGTTGAAGCATCTGATGTAAATCCCTGGCCGGAGCTCCATCGATCGGTAATGGGAGACATATTTTTGGATACAGACAAAACCGCATTGCTTGCTAATAGTTCATCACGAATCTGCTCATAATGCCTATCTATCGTACCCTCTATATACGTATAAGCCAGCCCGTTTTCCTGATATCCTCTATCGCGATCCTTCGTGTGTTGGATTTGCTTCGCCACAACCACCGTAGAGATGACCAATATAATGGCTAAAGTAAATTGCAACACGACGAGCAAAGAACGGATACTAACTCCTTTCGCGGTACCCTTAAACTTTCCTTTCAACGTACTGATCGGTGTAAATCGGGAAAGGAAAAATGCCGGGTAAATACCTGCCAATAACCCGGTCAATAGGGCAAAAGCAACGAGAAACAGCCAGGTCACAGGCGTTAAGAATGATATGGAAAGATCCTTTGAGACCAGTTGGTTAAAATAAGGAAGGACAATAATCATAATAATTACTGCCAGAATCATAGCTAAAAAACTAACAAGCATACTTTCCGAAAGGAACTGGACAATTAGGCTTTTCCTTCCTGCGCCCACTACTTTTCTGACACCTACCTCCTTTGCGCGTAATTCAGATTTCGCGGTACTCAAATTCATGAAATTGATACAAGCTACCAATAGTATAAATACTCCTATCCAGGCAAAAAGTCGGACAAGATCAATACGTCCGCTAGTATACGCACCCCCTTTACCATTATCATACAAATAATGATCGCTGTAAGGTGTGGCAAAAATCTCCGATGTATTCTTACTGTAGGTGTTATTGATATTAGTATGATCCCGGGCAAAGGTTTTTATTTTATCATTGAAATCGGCTAATTGCACATTTTCCTTCAGCAAAATAAACGTCGTAATGGAGTTATTCGCCCAATTCTCATCGTAATATCCAATTTTTTTAGCATAATCCCAGGATAGCAAGGCTTCAAAATCAAAGCTGGAATTTGCAGGGATATCCTGGATAACGGCCTGCACTTGTACCTGATTTACGGAGTCAATTCGGATGATCTTACCTATAGGTTCTTCCTCACCGAAGAGCGCCTTCGCCTTGGACTCCGTCAATACGATAGACATCGGATCTTTCAGTAAACCGCGCTTTTCTCCGGATACCAGTGGCAAGTCAAACAGGTCAAAAAAACCAGGATCAACAAAAGAGGTATTGGTTTTAATCTTTTTATGTTGATACGTAGTTAGAAAATGATTATCATCGCCATACCGGGAGTACGAATCCAGATCTGCAAACTCCTCTCCCATCGCTTCCCCTAAAATTTTTGGCGTATTTATCCAGGCGAATTTAGAACCTTCATAATCATCTCTGTTGCTAATAATATACACACGATCGCCCTTTTTATGATAGCGATCCATTCTCAGCATATTCTGCAGCCACAATGCTATCATCAAACAACCCGCCATGCCGATCGCTAACCCGACAATGTTAATGGCAGTAAATGCCTTGTTTTTTTTTAGATTACGTAAGGCTATCGTGAAATAATGTTTAAGCATGGCTGACTTTCTTTGATGTTATGTTAAGAGGCTTGGCAAGTTAAAATAGATTATTCTCACTTATTGTCACCCTCTTTAAAATCCTTCAAGCTATCTGCCAAAATTATAATAAACTGATAATCAAAACATATGATCGTTATTTTTTTTATTAAATGTCCGTTTTTGAACGTTTTCTGTACGGTAATGGACAGTCTTTCCAAACTTAAGGTAAGAGCTACTTGTCAAGCATTTCGAGGCTATAATATGTTGCTGATCATCCAAAGGATAAACGGTAAAATTGTCTTATAAGAAATTAAGCCTATAAAACTAACCCGGCTATCGAGGTTCTATATGCAGTATATCGGTCTGATTATTCTCCATGCAATGTATCCTGATTTTGTCGCCTACTTTCATGTCTTTATATTCATATTCAGGGTTAACCAACGACGTTCTTGTCGATCGCACAGGCCTGTCGGCTTCCGTAAATACGACATAACTATGGCCCACTCCCGGAGTGAAAGCGATCTGTAGATCGACGATATAGGTATCAATAACGATTTTATGAGTTGCTCGAATGTTCGACAACGTTTGTTTATAAAATGGAAGACCAAATTTAAAAAACAAGTACGCACATACGATGACGATGACTACACCAAAGAAGTCACCTGCGTCTTGATTTCCAGCCACATAAGACCATAAAGAATTTATGGCAATTATGAGACATCCGAGAAGAAGCGGAAAAATAAGTGTAGCTCCTACGATCATTCGCATTGAATACAACTTTTTGAGGGCTGCTTTTTCGGCGATAGAAAGTGGTTCCTTATTAACAGTCATAGTTTCTCTATCTAAGTTCAGTTAAAGTATTCCATAAAGATCCACACCAAACTCAAGGGCAATCGTTACGATAGAAAAAAGTGGAATCGGCGTACAGCAAAGCATCAACATAATCGTCCAAAAAATTGATGTAGAGAAGATCGTTTTTCTATACACAATCAAGACACCTACCATACCAATAAATGCTAAAATCCAAATAATGGGTATCTGAATATAAACAAATGCCAAACTTCTGTCAGATACTACTCTGTCTAACATCAGATACAAAATAATGGTAAACAAATTGGCCAAAATGGCAATTAGCATTAGCGGCTTCAATTTTCTCATGATCAAAATATAGTTAGTCTCCCATAGTGAGGGATATTATTGCAATATAAACTATTTAACTCTCTATGACCATGCTTTTTAGATTATGTGACTACAAAGCTGATTTGATTTTAAAAATACCTCGTGTTGGAATTGATGTTTATAGCTAAATGCACTGACAAGCTTATCGTATTTCCCCAGCACTTCAACATCGAAATGAATATCTAGGTCTACATATTATGCTTCAATCAACTCCTTTGTTTGCCTTACTGCTTCTCGCTGAGATTTTAAATCTAAATTCAGTCGTGCAATTATATTTTCGTTTGCTAATCCATAAATGAACAGATAACTGATGAGCTTCTTTACTCTAGTATCAGTTATTGCTAACTTAATTCTGGACAGATTTTTCGAAAATGACCTTCGTTGCTCTCTAGCCAATAGGATTAACTCTTTTATACCCCGCATGCCTTTGCTTGTTATTGCAGGTATCTCAGTACTGTAGATGTCGTCTATTTGATGGGCATTAGGAAATGGACTTGCAGAAACAGCGGGATTAGGTTGGCTTCTTCCTGTAAGTCGCTGACGCTGGTAGATACTAAGCCCAAGTATACTGGTATTTAAATCAGTGCCCGACTTACCGACGGTGACACTTGCTCCTCTTACGCCTATGGAAGTCGAAATTCCGCTCTTACTAAAATTAAGGTGGACACCCGGGATAATCTTTATCCGCCTTCTAAAATTCCATGCCATATATTTCTCTGTTAATACTTTTGAATGAATGATTTCAGGTGTAATGTTGTTATGCAGATACCTTTCCCTCAGTGTTACTTTCAGGAAATAAAATGGACACCAAAACGGATAAGATCAATATACCTCCCACTATACTTAATGAAACTGGAGAGGAGATATGATACCATGGAGAGATAATCATTTTGATGCCTATGAAGGTTAAAATTATAGAAAGCCCGTAAGGCAACTTGCTAAACATATGAATAAAGTTAGATAGTAGGAAGTAAAGGGATCGAAGGCCAAGAATGGCAAAAATATTGGAGGTATACAGTATAAACGGGTCTTTGGAAATAGCAAAAATGGCAGGAATAGAGTCAACCGCAAATAACACATCTGTAAACTCGATTACCGCGACGACCACCAACAGCGGCGTAGCCAATTTTACCCCATTTTGGACGGTAAAGAATTTATCTTGATCGTAGTTATCCGCAACCTTCCAAAATCTTTTGATCATCCGAGCGCCGGCTGTTCTATTAAAATCTTCGTCTTCATCATCATCTCCACTTCCCCAAGATTTAACCCCGGCAAACACTAGAAAGATACCAAACGCGGTCAACACAATATTGATATCCCAAGGTAAATTAGGTGTTCCAAAATACGTCAATATTGGATTCAAGTAGGTTACTTGAATAAGGCCAACACCAGCAAAAATAAAAACAGCACGGAATACTAATGCACCCATAATACCCCAAAACAAGACTTTGTGGTGCAGCTCACGAGGCACTTTGAAATACGAAAAAACCAAAATAAAGACGAATAGATTGTCCACGGATAATGCTTTTTCGATCCAATAGGCTGCCTGAAACTGGGTAAATTTTTCCAGTGCGACAGCACGTCCCCCCGCATCCTGGCTGAACACATAATAAACTACAGCCGAAAAAATCATCGCTAGGGAAATCCAAACTACGGTCCAAATGGTGGCCTCTTTGGAGGTAACCACGTGGCTTTTCTTGTTAAAAACTCCTAAGTCTAACATTAGCATAACGATTACCGTTATACCAAATCCCCAAATTAGGCCAGGGTGTAATTCTAAAATACTTTTTTCCATTTTTTGATTGATTATTGATTAGTAATTGTAATGTATAGTAACCTGCCGCCTTCTTCATCGGATAGTAGAATTTTCTTGCCATCCGTAAGCTCTACCATCGAATTAGTAGGTATATCCTTTTGTTCCGTGATATCCCGCAGGCCTGAAAGATTTTGATTTACGAGCATCCATTTATTTTGATAGAAAGTAAAATATCCTACCGGTTTCTTATCAGTATCCGTAAGCGTTTCATTGCGAATAATTTTACGCGTAACATGCCAATAGAAGAGATATTGATTGTGGTATACCATGAGTCTATGGCCCTCCGGTTTCCAAACTTTGTCTTTAAATTTGTAGTAAAGGTCTATTACAGGCAGCGTACCTTGATGTGCTGTACCACAAAATGGACAAACAGCCTTAGCCGAGTTATCAAAGACGTACCATTTCTCAGCGCATGTTGGATTACTACAAGGTTGTATAAGGTCTACCGTTTTCAGCAACGCGGTTTCCCATTCATTGGCTATAGGGCGAAGCATAGGATTGTGCAGACCGTCTATAAATGCTCTTTTAAACAGTTCAGCAAGATAGGGTCCCGTTTTAGTATAAGGGATCTGCGTAGGGTTTCCCCAAAAAGAATCCCATTTTCTTAACTGACCTGCTTTGACAATATTCATATAATCTGTGGGATGTTCGACAAAAAGAGCCTTCTCTCCCATAGCCAAAAGTTCGTCCTTCTCCGCGTCAAGATCCCAAATTTTACTACCACGTAAAGGATGACGACGCAGCAAGTACATATATATTAAGACAGCCAATGCGTGCAAATCTGTCTTTTGATTGGGCAATACCCGATCGGCGTCATTTAATTTTAGGTGTTTGGTCTTTAACACTTCCGGGGCAATGAAATCGGCTGTACCAATCACTTCTGGAGGATATAAACCCGGAACAACTAATCCATCCAAATCAATAATATTCGCAGACTTCGTCACCGGATCAATCAGTACATTGTTGTATGACAAGTCCGAATGAGCAAGCCCCATTTGATGCATTTTCTTGACACCGCGGCAGATATTTATGGCTATTTGGAAATAGCTCAACCAATCTCCCAGTTCCGATTGATCTAGAGAAAGTGGATATTGCTGGTTTCGAAAAGAGGGAGCTGTGAACCATTTTCCTACTTTTTCTCCACCTTTAATGGTGTTATTAGCTTTGTACCCTTTACCAAAGAAAAATTTATCGTCATAAATTGGCACGACCACTCCTGTCTTTCCATCTCGTTCTACCGCATCGTACGGCCAACGATAAATGTCTTCCAAGAAATAATCACCTGCATTACCATTTTTGATATTATCTAGGTATAACGTGACAATTCGCTTTATCCGATCACGCTGATTAAAGTCCAATGGGGTACGGAAGAACGCGACCACGTATTGTCTATCGGGAGCAAAATAGACATCTTTTACCCCTCCCCGTTTAGGATTTCCATCATCAATGTATTTATAGCTTCTAGATGAATCTATAATAGACCTTACGTGTACCGTTTTCATGGGTTAATAGATTATTGCTAGCGTTCTATCGTCGTGATTTCCTTTACTCCAGAAGTCCAACCAACTTAATAATTGATCGTCGACATGCTCATCATCTGCGAAATCTACTTTAGTGCCATCTTCATTCTCACCATCTAAATCTTGCAGGAAGGCTTTCCACGCCTGCTTGTCTCTCAGTTTGTTTTCGGTGATAAATTTAGCATCATAAATACCATCGGTCATGAGTACCAATTTTGAAAAATTGTCAAACTTATTTAGTGAGAAACGTCCTGGCATCTCCGGTTGAGTAAATATTTCTGGCATGGTGATGAATCGAGTACCACCACCAAACTCACCGATATCTAATATATTAAGTAAGTGGACTTCGTCGAGATCATCTAAAACAATATTGATCGGGCAGTCACCAACGCCAAAGCTCAACACTACATAACCAAACTCAAACTTTTTGACTAATGCAAATATCAAGGTGGTGTGAAGGTCTTTCAATTGAATAGATTCCTTTTTGGCAAATTCCGATAACCGTGCATGCACGTTGCGAACAGGTTTATAGAGTATATTGATAATAGACGACTTTACTGTGAGCAAATGTTCTTCCTCTGTAGATTTTGTTATGGAATCATCTGTATTGGCTAGGTTATTCCCTGCATAATCTATTTCTACAATAGATTGGTCTATAGTCAAGGTATTCTGGCTCTCTTTTATAAAAGGATTCCCATAATAGTTTAAACACAAATCATCTAGTTCATGGAGTATATCATTGTTCTGAAAACCTTGAACAACATCTTGGGTAGCTAACTTGGAACCCTGACGCGCAAATTTAGCCGACCCGGCTCCATCTGCCATGGCAATAATGGCCCAATCCATAGGCAATTTTGAAACGAAAAAATCATCGTCGCGAAAAGCACCTTCGTGTGCATGTGAACGCCCCCTTTGAGACGCTACGACGATATGCTTATCAAGAAACTTCCCTACATATTTGTCGCTATCTGGCTTGGAGTAAAGGTCGTTTTGGTTACTAGGCTTATGAATCCAAAGATCTTTTGGATCCGCATTGACGACAAAGGAAATGACCTTCACATCATCCGTTGGGTTTTCTTCTAGTTTATGTACAAAAATAAGCTGCAAATCCACCGTTAGTGCCAACTGGGGAATTCCATGTATCCGCTTTTGCTCGGGATCAAATGCTAAACTAACCCTATCTAGATTTCTAATTTCTTTAATATGAATATAGGGAAATTCTGGGAAATCAAATTGATATTCGTAAGGCTTCTTTGCATTCGCATTAGTTATCGTAAGTCTGCTATCTTTAAACTCTTCTTTTTCTTTATACATTTCGAATAAGGATATTACTTCTTGTTTTGATGCGCTAATCGCCTTTGCCAGTTGATGTATCTTTGCGTTTTGCATCAATTTGGCGATGGTATTGTTGACAATCTTATTTTGCTCCACTTGGAATTCGTCCAATACTTGCTTTAAAAATGTTTTCATGTTTATCCTAATGTTCTAGTAATATCAAATCCACCATCCGACACACCATAAAAATCAACCCTACCACACCAAGGACATGCATTTTCGCCGACTCCTTTCACGCAGTGGATCTTTCCGCAGGCACAGCTTGCTAGACTGAACTGGTGAACACAACAAGGACAATTTGGATTTCCAAACAATTCTTGTGTAGAAATCTTTAGATGCTGAGTAAGTGTGTTAGAATATTCGCTATAAGCTTTATCATCAATTTTGTAAGCGCCCTGCGCTTGATAAATTCGGGTGGATAAATTCATTATTCCGGAAGCTTCTATTTCCTTCTTAAATTTGATCAAATATGATTTCTCCGTGGTCGAACACTTTGCGTGCAGCACGACAAAGTTTTCGTCTACGATCTGATGACTCTTACCTAAATCAATTTTCTCCATGACATCGGGATTAACCTTTTCTAAGCACAGTGTATCTGAAGTACGATGAGCAACCCCTTCACTCGTTGTTTTTATAGATGCCGTCACCCATCTAAAAAACTCTTTATAAGCTTGGGCATCCGTATCTTGAAAATGCAATACATTGGGTGTCAACTTGCCCAGCAGCTCATAGTTCGTGTTACTACTTAAAGAAATTGCAATCAGATTCACTTTGTTACTATATTTTGTCTGCCATTTTGATATGGCGTCTACCGAATCGTCTGTGGGTACGCCGTCGGTAAACAAAAAAATGATGGGCTTCCAGTCGCCTTTTTGTTGATAGGTAGTTGTTACTAACTCTCTATCCATAGCGCACATTAATTCTGTTAAACCGCTTGAAAGTGATGTTCCGCTGCCTATTGGAAATTTTGGCGGATAAAATGTGATCACGTCCTGCAAAGGAGTAATCACTTTGCTCTTACCGGCAAAACCAATAATGGATATCCATACGGTCTCCAATGCTACGGGATCTGTTTTTAATTCACGTATCACTGTCCCCATTCCTTCTTGTACTTGATCTATAGGTTCTCCCACCATAGATTCCGATACATCTATTAAAAAATATACTGGTAGCCTTCTCATACATCTATTGGGTTCAAACAATTATATTTAACTCGCTTGGCGGAGGAGGGAGGTATATGCCTTCTCCAGTGCCTTGGGACTTACTGCCCATTTCGATGGAGGAACTTACCCAACGAAAAAATGTGGTCAATGTATGGCTATCTGTAGTATCCAGCTTAACCACATCATTGGTCAGCTCTTTAAGAAAGGAAACCTCTGATTTAGGTCCGGCGGCACAGCCCACAATAATCCCAAAATCCAACGCCTTAATCTTCGCGATGCTCATCCTATATTTCTGGATGTCGGACGGTTTTCCATCCGTGAAAACAAACAGCAGTGGCTTCCAGTCACCCTTTCTTTCGAAAGATCCCTTTATCAGTTCTTTATCTACCATTTCATGCAACATCTCGAGCGCTTCACCAGTATGCGTAGGACCACTTTCGGGGCATAATATTTCGACGGGTCGAAAACTGGCCAAATCTGTCAGCGGAACTAAACAATGTACCTCACGATCGAACGTGATGACACTGATATGCAAAGAGTCCATGGCCTGCGGATCCATGCGAAGCATACTCACCAATCCATTAAAGCCGTTATTCAACGCTTGAATAGGTTCTCCTCGCATAGACCCTGATGTGTCCAGAAGGAAATAAGCCAGTAATCTTCTATT is a window from the Sphingobacterium sp. lm-10 genome containing:
- a CDS encoding ABC transporter permease codes for the protein MLKHYFTIALRNLKKNKAFTAINIVGLAIGMAGCLMIALWLQNMLRMDRYHKKGDRVYIISNRDDYEGSKFAWINTPKILGEAMGEEFADLDSYSRYGDDNHFLTTYQHKKIKTNTSFVDPGFFDLFDLPLVSGEKRGLLKDPMSIVLTESKAKALFGEEEPIGKIIRIDSVNQVQVQAVIQDIPANSSFDFEALLSWDYAKKIGYYDENWANNSITTFILLKENVQLADFNDKIKTFARDHTNINNTYSKNTSEIFATPYSDHYLYDNGKGGAYTSGRIDLVRLFAWIGVFILLVACINFMNLSTAKSELRAKEVGVRKVVGAGRKSLIVQFLSESMLVSFLAMILAVIIMIIVLPYFNQLVSKDLSISFLTPVTWLFLVAFALLTGLLAGIYPAFFLSRFTPISTLKGKFKGTAKGVSIRSLLVVLQFTLAIILVISTVVVAKQIQHTKDRDRGYQENGLAYTYIEGTIDRHYEQIRDELLASNAVLSVSKNMSPITDRWSSGQGFTSDASTEADKRINYVRFSSDADGVKTLGFELLAGRDIDINTFPTDSLAVLLNESAVQALKLDDPVGSTIMGDGEKRVVVGVIKDFVIGSPFGKQEPAVVLGPHAWFNIIHYRLNPAKNTAESLKAIEAVFKKYNPDYPFLYHFIDQVFKSKFKETQAVGTISMLFAGLTIFIACLGLLALVAYMAETRVKEIAVRKVLGASVTQITLLLSHDFIKLVILAIVIASPVAWWAMNNWLKDYAYRIEIQWYYFLIAGFMAIGISLVTISFQSIKASLAKPIDSLRNE
- a CDS encoding PP2C family serine/threonine-protein phosphatase, with amino-acid sequence MKTFLKQVLDEFQVEQNKIVNNTIAKLMQNAKIHQLAKAISASKQEVISLFEMYKEKEEFKDSRLTITNANAKKPYEYQFDFPEFPYIHIKEIRNLDRVSLAFDPEQKRIHGIPQLALTVDLQLIFVHKLEENPTDDVKVISFVVNADPKDLWIHKPSNQNDLYSKPDSDKYVGKFLDKHIVVASQRGRSHAHEGAFRDDDFFVSKLPMDWAIIAMADGAGSAKFARQGSKLATQDVVQGFQNNDILHELDDLCLNYYGNPFIKESQNTLTIDQSIVEIDYAGNNLANTDDSITKSTEEEHLLTVKSSIINILYKPVRNVHARLSEFAKKESIQLKDLHTTLIFALVKKFEFGYVVLSFGVGDCPINIVLDDLDEVHLLNILDIGEFGGGTRFITMPEIFTQPEMPGRFSLNKFDNFSKLVLMTDGIYDAKFITENKLRDKQAWKAFLQDLDGENEDGTKVDFADDEHVDDQLLSWLDFWSKGNHDDRTLAIIY
- a CDS encoding VWA domain-containing protein, whose amino-acid sequence is MNRRLLAYFLLDTSGSMRGEPIQALNNGFNGLVSMLRMDPQAMDSLHISVITFDREVHCLVPLTDLASFRPVEILCPESGPTHTGEALEMLHEMVDKELIKGSFERKGDWKPLLFVFTDGKPSDIQKYRMSIAKIKALDFGIIVGCAAGPKSEVSFLKELTNDVVKLDTTDSHTLTTFFRWVSSSIEMGSKSQGTGEGIYLPPPPSELNIIV
- a CDS encoding TerY-C metal binding domain-containing protein is translated as MRRLPVYFLIDVSESMVGEPIDQVQEGMGTVIRELKTDPVALETVWISIIGFAGKSKVITPLQDVITFYPPKFPIGSGTSLSSGLTELMCAMDRELVTTTYQQKGDWKPIIFLFTDGVPTDDSVDAISKWQTKYSNKVNLIAISLSSNTNYELLGKLTPNVLHFQDTDAQAYKEFFRWVTASIKTTSEGVAHRTSDTLCLEKVNPDVMEKIDLGKSHQIVDENFVVLHAKCSTTEKSYLIKFKKEIEASGIMNLSTRIYQAQGAYKIDDKAYSEYSNTLTQHLKISTQELFGNPNCPCCVHQFSLASCACGKIHCVKGVGENACPWCGRVDFYGVSDGGFDITRTLG
- a CDS encoding DUF4236 domain-containing protein — encoded protein: MAWNFRRRIKIIPGVHLNFSKSGISTSIGVRGASVTVGKSGTDLNTSILGLSIYQRQRLTGRSQPNPAVSASPFPNAHQIDDIYSTEIPAITSKGMRGIKELILLAREQRRSFSKNLSRIKLAITDTRVKKLISYLFIYGLANENIIARLNLDLKSQREAVRQTKELIEA
- a CDS encoding kinase yields the protein MKTVHVRSIIDSSRSYKYIDDGNPKRGGVKDVYFAPDRQYVVAFFRTPLDFNQRDRIKRIVTLYLDNIKNGNAGDYFLEDIYRWPYDAVERDGKTGVVVPIYDDKFFFGKGYKANNTIKGGEKVGKWFTAPSFRNQQYPLSLDQSELGDWLSYFQIAINICRGVKKMHQMGLAHSDLSYNNVLIDPVTKSANIIDLDGLVVPGLYPPEVIGTADFIAPEVLKTKHLKLNDADRVLPNQKTDLHALAVLIYMYLLRRHPLRGSKIWDLDAEKDELLAMGEKALFVEHPTDYMNIVKAGQLRKWDSFWGNPTQIPYTKTGPYLAELFKRAFIDGLHNPMLRPIANEWETALLKTVDLIQPCSNPTCAEKWYVFDNSAKAVCPFCGTAHQGTLPVIDLYYKFKDKVWKPEGHRLMVYHNQYLFYWHVTRKIIRNETLTDTDKKPVGYFTFYQNKWMLVNQNLSGLRDITEQKDIPTNSMVELTDGKKILLSDEEGGRLLYITITNQ